The window catgccttagtttcattgagttagacaaggctgtggtcctaatgtgattagattgactagttttctctgagtatggtttcagtgtgtctgtgttaacattccctggtagctcagaggttaaagtgtctgcttgcaatgcgagagacctgggttcgatcccttgtttgggaagatcccctggagaaggaaatgacaatctactccagaattcttgcctggagaatcccatggatggaggagcttggtgggctacagtccacggggtcacaaagagtcggacacgactgagcgacttcaccgcttatttggacttccctggtggctcagatggtaaagcgtctgtctagaatgtgggagatctgggtttaagccctgggttgggaagatcccctggagaaggaaatggcaaggcactccagtactctttcctggaaattcccatggacagaggggcctgattggctacagtctatggggtcacaaagggtcgtcACCACTTATTTAGATACTGCTAAATTATTAATGTAAGTAGATGCTCTTCTGAAGTCATTTTACTTATAGGTCTTATATAGTTCATAATGCCTATTTGACaaatggagtttttaaaaattcttattgtaGTGTGCAATCTTATCGCCTGCTTTCAAAGTCAGAGAATTTTCTATCACTGATGTAGTACCATATTCAATATCTCTgagatggaattctccagctgaAGAAGGGTCAAGgtaatgtttttttaatgatttttgtaCTTAACAAGTTAAGTCTTGGTAAATACTCTGTTTCAGCTTACACAAATCTCTTATGTTATAGTGCATGAAGCAAAGTGATTATTTACTTTACTCATCAGAATAAGTTTGTgtccttattaattttgtttatttgatccTGCTGAAATAATTGGTGCCTTTTAtgtgccctggtggctcagacggtaaagagtctgcctgcagtgcgggagacgtgtgctcgatccctgggttgggaagatcccctggagaaggaaatggcaacccactccagtgttctttcctggagaatcccatgggcggaggagcctgacaggctgcagtccccagggtcgcgaagagtcggacatgacttcactttaacttttactttcatgtgtcgaagtgtgtgtgtgtgtgtttaaaactgATACTTTACATAAACACActtagattttttgtttttcttagaaaCTCTTATGAACTGGAAATGATGCCAGTTGAGAAGAGTAACTAGAGTTGTATAATAATTACAAAACTAGAATACCTGGGTAAAAGTGTTAGAAATGTCCTAaatttgtgtttgtcttttttcctccatTCAGTGACTGTGAAGTCTTTTCAAAAAATCATGCTGCTCCTTTCTCTAAAGTACTCACATTTTATAGAAAGGAACCTTTCACTCTTGAGGCTTATTATAGCTCTCCTCAAGATTTGCCTTATCCAGATCCTGCTATAGGTAAGTAAAGAGttgggaatttaaaaaattgtgtactTGGGAGAATGGGAATAGCAAAGTAAGTATCATATACTGAGATGTGAGTATTTTAAATCACATGCACAAAAAAACCTTTCAGAATGGGAATAGCAAAGTGAGTATAATATACTGAAATTTGAATACTTTAAATCACATGCACAAAAAAACCTTTCAGTTTTATTATCAGGTTCAGAACCAGCAGGATGGTCATTATTTAATTGGATCTCCTCCTGTGGAccgaagttctttttttttaaataagatttttaaaattaattttaatcagttaaaaaatttttggctgcaccatgtggcttattagttcttagttccctgaccaggaatcaaacctgtgcccttgaCAGGGAAAGCATGATGGAGTCCtgaccattggaccaccaaggaattccctgggcTGTAGTTCTTGGTTAATGCACATTATTTATTGTTATACTTTGTGCATACTGTGATGCTGGTTACTGAAAGTATTCAATTCTGACCCTAACATAGAGTTAGGTGTACACAGAAAAATTATTAGCAGATTGTGATAATCAGTCATAGGCTATGGAACCATGTTGTCTTcattcttcattgactatgagaaACTTAGTATCTGGAAATAATAACAGTTGAGGAGAGAGAATCTAGAGGGTTAATGATAATTACAGAACTAGAGTACATGCGTAAAGTATTAGGAACATCCTGAATGGCACTTAGAAGCTTAGAAAGTTAACCTACTGCgttttcctcacttgtaaaacagaaataaacatgaTAATTAATAGTTTACAGAGTTTTATGACATTAAAAACATGAGCAAAACGCTAGTATAGTAACTGAATCTAGAAATGGCAGTTTCTTAATAAGTGACAATATGGAATCTTTGGGATTTTCAGTAGATGAAAATGTGACCAATCTGTTCTAGGAATTTactctgaagcgacttagcagcagcagcagcatataaagaTGAATTGGGATAAGGGACTGGAGGGAAGGACATGTTTGAAGAGTTAGGAGATACTTGAGTTCTTAATTGGGAGAAGATGATTAAAAGTTTGGTTATATGTGAAAGAAGGAGAAATCTGATGATGTATTAAGATTCTAAGAGTGCCCACTTTGCTTATTTGAAGTATTGTGCTACTGACCTTTCACTGAGAAATGGACATAACCTGGCAGTATGGACATATATTTGTGTTTGAATTCATCCTCTTAGGTTATGTGTTCTCTTTTGTCTTTCATACATCCTTAGCTCAGTTCTCAGTTCAGAAAGTCACTCCTCAGTCTGATGGCTCCAgttcaaaagtgaaagtcaaggtTCGAGTAAatgtccatggcattttcagTGTGTCCAGTGCCTCTCTAGTGGAAGTGCACAAGTTTGAGGAAAATGAGGAACCGATGGAAACAGATCAGAATGCAAAGGAGGAAGAGGTAATCTAGATAATTTTATACCATTTTAGGCCATTTATAATGGCTCAGAGGTGACACTTGTCTAGAAATTCTAGCAAATAGGGTGACAGAGCTGCTGAGAGTAGGTTTGCATGCATAGCCCATCATGTGTGAACTAGCACAAAGTATTTATATGGAATTTGTATAGAAATGGGACATAGTCGGCTTCCTCCTTTAGACCATGCGCTTGTCAATTTGAGTTATTCTTGATTCTTTTGTGATTACTGGAGAATGCTGAGTCTCAGTTGATTATTTCCATAGGTAGCGTAGAATTCGCACTCATCTGTTGGAGTCATGCACTGGGCCTTGTCCTTATTGTGTGTAAAAATCAAGGCTTTATAAAACTGCATGAACTTATGTTCAGGTCTCATCCCCACAGATTTTGTTAAAGTTGGTCTGGGCTACAGCCCAGGTAGGTGTTGGTTTTAAAACCTCCGAGGCTATTATAATACGCCATAGGCATTGAAAGCTAGTGTGATTCAGGGTCTCTACAGACATCTTTATTATTGGCAGGCTTTGTTCTTTAAGCACTTCTAAAAGAATTTTCAAGGTGTCCACTTTCCCTAATGCATACAGTGGTTGTACTTTTGAGGATGAAAtgtctgattttaaaaactactgtaagaagagagaaatgtgtTCATGAGGAAGCAAGGAGAAACTCATGTTCTCTTCAGATTTTATTGTGTTAAATATTGCCACACTACATACTTCTGAGTACTGCTATGGCTTTATAATGTAGTTCTGTAACCACTCTTTTGTATATAAGGGCAGGCAAATGTTATCTCCATTGTACAGATGTGGTAACTGAGATCCAGAGAGGAAAACTTTTGTGTTCTAAGTATAACATATATGTCATAGCTGGAATTAGAGTCTGGTTTGTCTGATTGCTGGTAATTAGCAGGAATTCCATATCCTGTGATTTTGCCACTGTGTCGTGAAAGTTGCTTTAGTCTTTTCGCTAGTATTTCCTAGTTTCAGAATTCGATGTGACCTGTTTTTCAGAAGATGCAAGTGGACCAGGAGGAGCCACATGTTGAAGAGCAACAGCAGCAGACACCAGCAGAAAATAGGGTGGAGTCTGAAGAAATGGAGGTATAAATTGTATTTTACAGTGTGATTTGCTGTCTTTTTACATACATGGTTTTGACCTGACATATTATGTCTTGGAAGGGGATTAGAAATCTTCATTTCTTTgaacagtcctttttttttttggtgttgaaatagaatttatttagaatagttttttgtttaaaaaaatccccCTAATCTAAAAGTTTGGCTTTCAGCACATATCAGGTTGCTGCCTTATCATATTCAGGCTGCCTTAACAGcctttagaaatattaaaattgtaAACATTAATGAAACACTCCGAGTCTTCCTTAAATAATGTATGACAAGTTCCAGTCTAGTACTCTTAAAGGCAAAATTATATCAGTTCTCATAATTTTGACATGTAGTCTTTATAATTTAAGAGATCAATGTAACATTCCCCTAAAGAGCTGTTTATAACACTGTGTATCAGGAAGAGAGAGAATACAGAGGTCTTTCAGTTCTGCCTTGCATAGAGATAAAACTCAATAATATTAACTCCACAATACTTAACAGCCTTTCATAAAACAAGTAACAACTTTCTGCTTTAGTTTCCAAGAAGCCAGAAAACTGATCTCTAAATTTGAAGCTTTACGTCCCTCTGCCTCAAATTCTGAGATGCTCTTTTGATTTACACACCAGTTTTACATGAGGCCGATTGTCCCATTTAAGAATGGTCTGAgtattgtgattttctttttttaaataaatattcaactgGAAAATCCCTGGGCAAGGCCTTACCAATCagtattttaatattgaaaattgAAGTGTTTAACATAATATAAATTCGCTTAGGCCttgaggcttttaagttcctttCAGACCAAAAGCTCTCAGTGCAGTGGGGTGAAATTGAGAGCTATGTGGTGGACTTTATTTCCCACTTTGATAAAACTAGATTTCTGCAGATCTTGTAGCTCTGTCATGTCAGTGTAGTTTCAGAGTCTTACTATTTACTATTGTAGTTTTCCAGGTAATTTATAACGGCCCGAGCTATTGATACGTAGCCTAATACAAAAGAAATCGAAAGgagaaaatttgaaatcatttgcTTGAGATTACAGGACTGTATTATTGTTGAAATGTCTGTCTCAAGCAGTGTGAATCTGTTAGCAGTGAGCCTTGGGGTCCTCGGGAAGTCCATGGGAAATAAAAGACCTTGTAAACTTGGCTAAGGTTGTGCAGCACCCATCAGTCCCACTCGTGAGACTATGCTGCTAATCCCCTCTCTGCCAGTATATTTGAAGTCTTAAAGCAAGATTTTGTAGTGTGTTTGGAAAGTGTGTTTGGCAAGATGGTCTTTGAACTTTAGTCTGGATGGCATGTGGGAAGAAAGCACTCAGAAGCCCTAGTTTGACTAGTGATTGGTTCATGCTGGTTTCTGAATTGCTGTTACTAATAGTCATCTTACCCATAACTTACTCTTCACTAATAGTGAAACatgattttttcaaattttgtcaACTCTTCTGAAACTTATCTTTACCTTGAAATactgttcaaaataataatatattgacATACAGTTTGTAGATAATATTGAAATGAATGTGTAACATTTTTGGGTGCATTACAACCTGTTCTTTAACTTTTCAgttttcatgtttaaattttgGCATCAGCATTGAAAACAGCTTCTCTTACAAATTATGTATGACATTGCAGGGTATAATCTCACCTCCTAAGGTATTTCTGATTGTGGCATTTAAAAAAGTTTGGCAGAGCCTTTAGGAGGCTCAAGTCTGGTACCCATTTTCATGTCGGTTAACAAACTTTAATTAATTTAACTTTGCAAATAattgtaaaaagagaaaataatggaCAGAGGAAATCATGCTGACAGATGCTTTAGTGTCTTGTAGGCCTTTTCGGAGGTGAAGACCTGTTGTTGCCTGGGTTGGGGGCAGCAGTGGGGGAGAGAAATAcctatttttctttgttcttgaaggtgggggaggagaaaggagtgagGTGGGCCTGAcctttcctcctccccccatCAGGCCTTAGAGGTGTGGGAAGTTTCATGGAGTTATTTAGGTTCCTTTCGTGAGGTGGCTTGGAAACTGACACCTTTTGTAgtattgtttttaaaggaaataaaatacaaatggtaACATAAATTTCAGCTCTGACGTAAGATTTGGACAGGAGGTGGGGAAATGACTTTGAAATCTTGCCTCATGTCATAGAGAAGATTATATTCCAGATTATTTGAAAGTTACAGATGAAGAATTAAAAACAGCtggaatgggacttccctgatggtccagtggttaaaaatctgccagtgcagacatgggtttgatccctggtccaagaggatcccatatgccacagatcacacagctaagcctgtgcaccacaactactgagcttgctgCCCTGTAATAAGAGGAGCGCCTCAGTGAGAAgccttgcaccacaactagacaGGCTGTGTGTAGCTGCAATGaaggcccagcgcagccaaaaggagataaatattaaaaaaaagagctgGAATGAATATTTTTCTAATCTGTGAATCAGCAGGAGCTTTGAAAGCATGAAAGCAGTGAAAGTAATCACAAAGGGAAAGATGGatgggttaaaaaataaaagcttgcaTAGACTaataaaagattagaaaaaatCTAGAAGAGTCAATCACTGGGGGGAAAAATCACAAAGATCCCAAGAGAATGGTGAATGAAATATGACTAGGCAATTTGGAGGAGTAAATATACCTTATAAATGTGTAAGAAAAGGTTATTGCCCCAATGAAAATAATAGATCACGGCAAATGAATTCTTCTTTGTGGCCAGGGTACAGCGAAATGGACTCTCTTACTCCTTGTGAGAATCGAAATAGGTATAGATACTCTGGAAGTCATCTTATTGCTGTATTTCTGATCCTTAAAAATTTCATTACCCTCTCCCTACTCATTTCCTATGCATGTTTGTATGTTTAGATAAGAgtggaagaaaattagagaatattTAATTGTAATGGTATGTTGATGGTGGGGTTATGggagtttatgtgtgtgtgtatgtatgtatatgtgtatatgtgtgtacaaatCAGTAGTAAGTATAATCACACTGTGATACAATCAGTCTCCAGAACTTCTTTCATCTGTCTAACCAAAATTCATTTCTTCTATTCGTTCTTTCCCCATCCTCTGGGAACCACCATTACTTTTTATCTCTATGGATTTGACTATTCATATATTTCTAACTTTGCAGGTAttataagaaaacaaacttaagttagtaaaaaagcaaaaccaaccTTTGAAACATGACCCATTTGGAAGCTGGAGTCTGTATGTATGTACTTAATGATTTCTCTTATTTTAGACCTCACAAGCTGgatcaaaagacaaaaagatggaCCAACCACCTCAAGCCAAGAAGGCAAAAGTGAAGACCAGTACTGTGGACCTGCCAATTGAGAATCAGCTCTTATGGCAGATAGACAGAGAGATGCTCAACTTATACATTGAAAATGAGGTGGTTATTTTAAGTCTGCTAGAGCAATAAGCTAGAACAGTAATGTGACCATAGTGTTCAAATGTGTCTAGTGACCTTTATGCATTGTGTGGGGTTTGGGAATAATTGAACGTTTTGGGGTATTGGAGGACAAGTTTAGTAGATCCCAAGATACATCATCAAAATTGTTTTATGGTGATACGTCTGTTGCTAAAAACTCTCTTACGAAATCTCTTAATATTTCGGGGAGGTATCATTCATGTTTTTGGGTGTGTGAGTTTGGTTGTTCACTAGAGATTGGGATGTTTGAGGCCAGGGTCAGGGAAGTCGATCAGTGGGAGAACTCAGAGTAGCCTTAATGTTCTGTTTATTAGTTTCTGTTACCAGTCAGTATGTAACTCTGGTTATGGTGAGTGATGCAGTGTTTGGGACCTTGGGGCACAATTATTCAATTAATTGTTGTCTTTGAGGTTTCTTATGATAGGTACATTGGGTCTTAGAATAGTTTTATAGAACCTTTAGCATCTATACtatatgaataatttttatttttcctgggtaTGTAATACAAGCAGGTTATACCCACCTTGTGACAGTGAGCTAATAGTTTCTTTTAGTTCTTGTCCtagcattttccttatttttacttttgagttTCAGCATCTTGCTATTTCTTCTGttgctctttttttcctaagCATACCCACGAAACTCCTACTTGATCGTCATAATTTACTGAGGACTAACGCCTCTAGCTCTTTTCTCGGATGATTTGCAGAACTAAAAGGATTTTGGGAAGAAGGCTTCTCTTAACTTTTATTACTATATTACTTAATGGTTAAGAGGAAATtgtctcagttttttgaatgtctgACTACTGTTCACAGGGTAAGATGATCATGCAGGATAAACTAGAGAAAGAGAGGAATGATGCTAAGAATGCAGTAGAAGAATATGTGTACGAAATGAGAGACAAGCTGAGTGGTGAATATGAGAAGTTTGTGAGTGAAGATGTAAGTATGTGCCGCCGTGTGTCTGCTCATTTTGTGTCTTCTGGGAGGATCCTTAAATGTACTTACAAGTGATGTTTTGCATCTGTAGGTATAcagtaaaatgattaaaaatattttttgggggGCAGTTTTATATTGTGTTTTTATATAGTATTGGTGGAGTGTTTCCTAAAGGTTAGTCTTTGTGCATCACTTTTTTTGGTGTGTCACTTTTTGATACACTTGCATGCTATAATTTACCtaggatttttctttaaaaaaagctcACTTTTCTCCTGATGCTTATTTTAACTCACTTGTTAGAAAAAGATTTACGTATAATTGACATATCATTTTAGTTGTTTCAGATGTGCAGCATAATGATTAGATGTTTATATACGTTGTAAAATGATTACCATCAGAAGTCTAAACATCTATCACTACacatacttgattttttttcttgtgatgagaacttttaagatttattctcttagttGCTTTCAATACAGTGTTATTTACTCTTAacacacttatttttaaatatactttttaattctgaaattttcaaacatatccAAATGTCTCCTACAGTGgagaaaataatgtaataaacCCCCTTGTacctataaaacaaaataagattgTGTCAGTCTTGTTTCCTATATCCCCATCTCCCAACTACCTCATGTTTTAATGAAAATCCAGATGTATCATGGTCTGTGACTGTTTCTTTATTCCTGAATCAACTAATTTTTGATCGACTTAATTGTACAATTGTTTCCTTCATCTTTAGGACCGTAACAATTTTACCTTGAAACTAGAAGATACTGAAAATTGGTTGTATGAGGATGGAGAAGACCAGCCAAAGCAAGTTTACGTGGATAAATTGGCTGAATTAAAAGTAAGTGATTCTTGAAAGCGAAATGTTGTACTTTGCATGGAGAACACCTCAAAATTCTAATTCTCATGTTAAATGAAGGCAGGTTGAAAGTGATTGAAAAGCTATACTTTTTATCActtagtttcactttttttttttaacttgatgataacaaaacaatttttctgaaaattgagTTCAGACATAAAATGTTTCACTGAATTGGAGCTTGAGTGTGTTCTTAATGTCAAGAAATTGAAAGACTAACAGGATGTATTCCTGTCCTCTAACAGGCAGTGGCAGTGCAGTTGGAGCAGGGCTGTGTATATACAGCTTCGATTCTCAATAGAGCAGAAGTGACTGGTTTTGTATGTAAAGAAGTGATAGTTACACTTCAGAGTTAAAAGTccaaagaattatttaaaaagttgagGCCTCTTGTTTGGAAAAAGATGCAAGTACGCAAGaactttttccatttctgtggttACTTAGTTTCTTGCTAAACTATTCCATTGTTGACTAACCTTTGGAATGGAATTGCTCAGGGACAGTAAGCACATGCAGTTGCCTGTCATTCTGGCAAGAATGTTAAGGGTCTCCAGTGAGATCCTGCTCATTGagtttttttatttactttttttttatgggACTTGTTTAACACATGGAAGGAGACAGAATAATAGCTTCAGCTGTTGTCAGCTTATATCCAGTTTTGGTCCATATCTGCTCCTTTCCACTTCCAGTTATTCTTAAGCAAGTCTCTTAGGTTATAGTTAACCCCAGAATATATCAAtgtgtatttaaaagaaaatataaccttATGCTGTACCATTATCACATGTGTAAAAATTCCTTAACATCACTATTAATATCACCATATGTTCAGTCAGTTTTGAGGTTCCAGTTGTTTCATAAATTATGTTTTAGCTTCTTTGACTCAGGATCCAAATAGGGCCCATACACTGTGTTGATATATCTCTTAAATCTGTATCCGTAGTTCTCCTTCcatcagtttctctttctttacttAGTTGATGAAAAAACTGAATCATTTGTCCTGGAGAATTTATTCCCAGTCTATATTTTACTCCTTTTCACCCCTTTGGTGTTTTATCTTATTGGTAAATTTATGGTTAGAGCTGGAGGCTTTGTAAGATAcagatttaaacatttttggcAAGTGTACTTCCTATCCAGTGTTTTATATCACTGTCAGGAGGCATCTCATTTTTGGTTGTCTCCCCAGTGTATTTTGAGAACTAGGGTTCAGGTGACAAGTTGAAGTGGCTCCACATGGAACAGAATTGATGTATATTCTAATGAAGCCTGAGGATACTATTTCGACCGTCTGGGGAAAAATATTCAACTTCTTATATATAGAACACAGagattaaatgaattttaattcatAATCAATCTTAGTAGAAAAATACTGCTTTTGTTAGTTTAAACTCCCCTGTGAAGAATTTGTATATTCTCTCTTCTAATAAGAATCTAGGTCAGCCTATTAAGATGCGATTCCAGGAATCTGAAGAAAGACCAAAATTATTTGACGAACTAGGGAAACAAATCCAACAGTATATGAAAGTAATCAGCTCTTTCAAAAACaaggtatcttttctttttttcctcttccctacTAATGTTTTGGTAGAATTCTGAGACATTTTCATAGCagttttttctgttatttaataacattgttttctttttggatgttaatgtcatataatattttatttaaccttattAACAACTGGGATTTGCTGCTTCTCTTTAGTAAGGAGACTCAGTAATTGAGCAGTAttactcagtttccttttcttgttatGAAATGTTTCATTAGTGACTTAACTTGCTCTAGTCTGGTCTTAGAACACATTAGACAAATAATTTAGTTTGTAGGACTGTTTCAACAATAAACTATGGGTATCATTTTCTTGAGTACTATATGATACTCCAAAATATATTATATCATTAAATCTACACAGTACGTTTATGAAATAGGTGGTTTAATCCTTACCCAGGTTACTCTTGGGGGAGCTGGGATTTGGCCTGTGGTCTGGGTTGCTCTCAGACTTTGGTCAATAGTTTGGTTAATTCTGCTTTTATACTCTAGGTTCTTGATGTATTGTcagtgtttagttcagttcagttgctcagtcgtgtccaactctttgcgaccccatgaacggtagcatgccagacctccctgtccatcaccagctcccagagcctacccaaactcaggtccattgagtcggtgatgccatccaaccgtctcatcctccatcgtccccttctcctcctgccctcaatctttcccagcatcagggtcttttccaatgagtcagctctttgcatcaggtggccaaagtattggcgtttcagcttcaacatcactccttccagtgaacacccaggactgatctcctttaggatggactggttggatctccttgcagtccaaggaactctcaagagtgttctccagcaccacagttcaaaagaatcaattctttggcgctcagctttctttatagtccaactctcacatccatacatgactactagaaaaaccatagccttgactagatggacctttgttggcaaagtaatgcctttgctttttaatatcctgtctaggttggtcataactttgcttccaaggagtaaatgtcttttaatttcatggctgcagtcaccatctgcagtgattttagagcccccaaaaataaagtcaaccaccgtttccccatctatttgccatgaagtgatgggacctgatgccatgatcttagttttctgagttttgagctttaagctaactttttcactctctttcactttcatcaagaggctctttggttcttcttcactttctgccataagggtggtgtcatctgcatgtaaGAAACTTAAATATAATAAACTAAGCTTTctaaaaagatgaattttaaaattttacttctgaaaggattcttttaaaaaactgtattcataattattttgtttcttaacttCGATACCTAAACCTCCAGTCTCATATCTAATGACATGGCCTTTTTTTGCattgtaaaattatatttatttatttgcaaaattatatttataagatTTTGTGTAAAGCATGTGTTGTTTATACTGTTGAAACCTTTTAATTGCCACCTTGTGTATTCCTTTTGACCTTGAAATGCATTTTCTCTGTGTTAAAAATTGAGGTTACTttcctttattgaatttttaggGAATTGAATGTATAGCTTGTGAGGCTAGATGGACTTCATTTTCGGAAAGATTGTAGCTTTTTGGAAGATGCTGAAGAACTAGGCAGTATTTGAGTAGGGACTGTATTATTCTTTGATGCTTGTCTGGTTGGCTTCTGGTTATAGGAGGACCAGTATGATCATTTGGATGCTGCTGACATGCTGAAGGTGGAAAAAAGCATGAATGAGGCCATGGAGTGGATGAATAACAAGCTGAATCTGCAGAACAAGCAGAGTCTGACCATGGATCCAGTTGTCAAGGCAAAAGAGATTGAAGCTAAAATTAAAGTAATTCatgattttaaagatttaatagTTTTTTCTAGTCGGTATTATTAATAGAGAATTTCATTACTCCATCTTTGGTTACATCTTGGGGATAGGATAAGAGAGGGTGGGCTTTGATTTTAGTATGCTATGTAAAATTACAAAAACCACTGTTTTCTCTCCTGTTGTTTTAGGAGCTGACGAGTATCTGCAGCCCTATAATTTCAAAGCCCAAACCCAAAGTGGAACCTCCAAAAGAGGAGCAAAAAAATGCAGAGCAGAATGGACCAGTGGATGGACAAGGAGACAACCCGGGCCCTCAGGCTGCTGAGCAGGGTACAGACACAGCTGTGCCTTCGGATTCAGACAAGAAGCTTCCTGAAATGGACATTGATTGATTCTAACAATTGTTTATATTAAAACAGACTATTATAAAGCTTTAAGTTGTCAACTTTGTTCTAAATATCAACTAGAGCAATTAAATACTGGAGATTTCTTAGTCAGTTTTTAGGGGACTTGAGGGGGAGGGGATATCAGTAATGTATGGAGCATTTTGACTTCTAAATAGTTAGATACAGAAATGAAGTGCATTGTATCTTTTTCATAATGGTACTATTTAGAAGCCCAGTTAGTCTTACTGAGCTTATGCTTCACTCCTTT is drawn from Bos mutus isolate GX-2022 chromosome 7, NWIPB_WYAK_1.1, whole genome shotgun sequence and contains these coding sequences:
- the HSPA4 gene encoding heat shock 70 kDa protein 4, translating into MSVVGIDLGFQSCYVAVARAGGIETIANEYSDRCTPACISFGPKNRSIGAAAKSQVISNAKNTVQGFKRFHGRAFSDPFVEAEKSKLAYDIVQLPTGLTGIKVKYMEEERSFTTEQVTAMLLSKLKETAESVLKKPVVDCVVSVPCFYTDAERRSVMDATQIAGLNCLRLMNETTAVALAYGIYKQDLPALEEKPRNVVFVDMGHSSYQVSVCAFNRGKLKVLATAFDTTLGGRKFDEVLVNHFCEEFGKKYKLDIKSKIRALLRLSQECEKLKKLMSANASDLPLSIECFMNDVDVSGTMNRGKFLEMCDDLLARVEPPLRSVLEQAKLKKEDIYAVEIVGGATRIPAVKEKISKFFGKEISTTLNADEAVTRGCALQCAILSPAFKVREFSITDVVPYSISLRWNSPAEEGSSDCEVFSKNHAAPFSKVLTFYRKEPFTLEAYYSSPQDLPYPDPAIAQFSVQKVTPQSDGSSSKVKVKVRVNVHGIFSVSSASLVEVHKFEENEEPMETDQNAKEEEKMQVDQEEPHVEEQQQQTPAENRVESEEMETSQAGSKDKKMDQPPQAKKAKVKTSTVDLPIENQLLWQIDREMLNLYIENEGKMIMQDKLEKERNDAKNAVEEYVYEMRDKLSGEYEKFVSEDDRNNFTLKLEDTENWLYEDGEDQPKQVYVDKLAELKNLGQPIKMRFQESEERPKLFDELGKQIQQYMKVISSFKNKEDQYDHLDAADMLKVEKSMNEAMEWMNNKLNLQNKQSLTMDPVVKAKEIEAKIKELTSICSPIISKPKPKVEPPKEEQKNAEQNGPVDGQGDNPGPQAAEQGTDTAVPSDSDKKLPEMDID